The Thermosynechococcus sp. HN-54 DNA segment AGACCTGTTCTCAGTAGATTGAATGGAAACGTAAAATTATATTTGTGCCTAAGTTTTTAGAGGTAAATGCTGAGACCTGTTCTCAGTAGATTGAATGGAAACAAGCGGTTTGGGAGCAGGTTTCACTAGGAATAGAATATGCTGAGACCTGTTCTCAGTAGATTGAATGGAAACTTCTTTGTCAACCAAAGAAAAACCCGGATTCCGGTTATGCTGAGACCTGTTCTCAGTAGATTGAATGGAAACAGATAGCGGCATCGCAAAGGGTAGCTAGCTTCGAATGCTGAGACCTGTTCTCAGTAGATTGAATGGAAACGAAGCCTACTGAGGTTGACCTAGCTCTACCTAGGATATGCTGAGACCTGTTCTCAGTAGATTGAATGGAAACTTTCCTTGCCAAAGGTGCGCTCAATTTGCGTCAGGGATGCTGAGACCTGTTCTCAGTAGATTGAATGGAAACTAAGTAGATTGAGTGAAAACATGGAAATATTGAAACCTATGAGTCTTTTTTTGGTGCGTTTAATCACACGGGAAGGGACGCTGTTTCTTTTATTGACACAGGGGCAACAGCAACGTCACAAAGTAAAACACAAGGGGTGCCGTAAAAACATAGCTATCGGCGCGATCCAAAATGCCGCCATGCCCCGGAATCAACTGGCCAGAATCTTTGACCCCAGCATCCCGTTTCATCATTGACTCCGTTAAGTCCCCCAATAGACTGGCAATGCCAATCATGAGGCCAAACATTGCACCCAAAAGCCAAGGGAGTGGCCAGCCAAGGGAATGTGCTCCCCAAAGAGCGACACCTAAACTCCCTAGAACGCCAAACACTGCCCCTTCTACGGTTTTCTTGGGGCTGATGTGGGAAAGCCGCGTCCGGCCAAAGAGCTTACCAACAGCATAGGCACCAATATCTGCCGCCCAAATACAGACAAAGGCCAAGAGCGTCACCTGTAACCCCAAGGGCAAAGCGGTGAGTTGAAACTGCTCTGGCCAAAATCCCCCCAAAGGTAATGTTGCTTGCTGCTCTAGTCCCCGCAGGCGCACCCAATAGCTTGGCAAATAGCCGCCATAAAACAGCCCCATGATTGAGGTGGAAATATCGGCGATCGAGGCCAGCTTGGGTTGAAATAGCAAGTAGAAGCAAATGAAGGTACCCGCCACGGGAAAGACAGCATCCGCAAGGTCTGGACGCAGCAGTGAGGTGATGAGGAGCACTTGACTGACCACGAGGGTAGTTTTAGCGGCTGGTGCACTCCCTTTGGCACGCGCCAGTTCAAAGTATTCTAGTTGACCCAGATAAATCAGTGCTCCAATGCCCAGACAAAAATACCAACCACCTAGAAAGGTCATCAGCAGCGCGAGAGCGATCGCGACAAGTCCACTGGCAATGCGGATCCAGAGCATGGTGGTGAGGGGCGGTGATAAGGGGTTACATTGAGCCGCGCGTTGAGTGTTTGCGTAGCGCGTCCAAAGAAAGAACGATCGCCGCTACAATAAAAAGTTTAATCTAAATTCACCAACGTTAAGGGAACATTAACAGACTCGCATCCAAAACAGGATGCATGGCAATGTCCTTGGCAAGCTATAACGGATCAGGGAACATCATGGGGGCAAGGGCGTCATGAAAAGCGATTGGTCTGAGGTCGATTGTATCCATGACATCCAGTCTTCCCCTTGCTTGGACGTGTGTTGAGGAGACCAGTGCTCGGGTGACGCTGCCGCTGACAAAACTTACACCCCAAGAGTTGGTTGTCCGCTGTCAGGCTGGCAAAACCCCAGATCGCGCTGCCTTTACAGAGCTGTTGCGCCGCTATCAACCCCATGTGGAGCGAATTATCTATCACCTCGCGCCCGACTGGGACGATCGCGCTGACCTTGTTCAAGAAGTCTGGATTCGGGTGTATCGCAACATTCACAAATTGCAGGATGCCAGCAAGTTTCGCGGTTGGCTCAGCCGCATTGCCACCAATCTGTTTTACGATGAATTGCGCAAACGCAAACGCCATCAACCGCCCCTGTCACTGGATGCACCCCTGAAAACCCAAGAGGGGGAAATGAATTGGGAACTTGCTGCCAATAACGCCAGTCCTGATGACTTACTGCACACGGATGAGTTTTATGACCAATTGCGGCGGGCGATCGCCAACTTGCCAGAAACCTTTCGGACAACGATTGTCCTGCGGGAAATTGAAGGCCTCTCCTACGAAGAAATTGCCCAAATCACCGGGGTTTCCCTCGGAACCGTGAAATCACGAATCGCCCGTGCCCGACAGCGACTCCAACTAGAACTCCAACCTCACCTCGATCTTCCTTCAACCTAATGCGAATCACCCCTACCCTTTTCCTGCAAGGACAGACCCCTATGATGGACGAACTGGATCACTGCAAACGCGATACCTTTGAACTCCTGAGCGCCTATCTCGATGGTGAAGTGACGGCGGCGGAGCGGCAACAGGTGGAAGCATGGCTGGCCACTGACCCCGAAGGCCAACGCCTCTATCAACGGCTGCTCATCCTCAAGCAGCAAATGCAGGAGCTGCCCGTGCCGTTGACCCCCTGTTCAGCCGATCATTTAGCCGCGCAAGTCATTGCTAAGGCCAATCGCCCCCGTCGTATTTGGGTCTTAGGGAGTGCGGGGGCGACCCTAGCGGCATCCTTCGTGGCAATGCTGACGGGTCTAATTCCCAATCCCTTCCCCAGTCTGCCTGTGGCTATCACAAGTCCTGCCGGCATTGAGCCAGAGGTATCTCCTCTACCGATTGAGCCAACGGCAGTCGGTTTGATGCTCAGTCTTGATCGTCCGCCTGTGGCTATTCCTGTGAGTGAAACGGCTCCTGCGGCGCTGCCGGCGCCCCGTGCAAGTTCACAGCCAAGGACTGAAGCTACTGACTAGGAATCATCTCCGGCTTGAAGGGACGCTCCAAAAGACAGTTGAGGGCAGCTTGGGGAGTGAGATGGCCACCGAGAACAGCATTGACCATGGTAGTAATCGGAATATCTAACTGGTGCTGCTGGGCATAGGTGCAGAGCACCCAAGCGGTGTTCACCCCTTCAGCCGTCCCCTTTGTCAGTGCTAGGGCTTGGGAGAGGGACTTACCGTGGGCAAGATGCCACCCCACTTGATAGTTGCGACTGAGGGCGCTGGTACAGGTGGCGAGGAGATCCCCTAACCCTGAAAGGCCGTAGAAGGTTTCCACTTGTCCGCCCCAGTGGGTACCCACCCGCACCATTTCTACGAGTCCTCGAGTAATCAGGGCAGAGCGGGCATTGACGCCAAGACCTAGACCATCATTGACCCCACAGGCGATCGCAATCACATTTTTGAAGATGCCCCCCATTTCAACACCCCGCCGATCCTCATTGCTATAGAGGCGAAACGTGGTACTGCCCAAACAGTGCTGCACTTGCTTGGTGGCTGCTGGCTTTCCCCCCACCACTGCGGCTGCCGGTAGTCCCTGCTGAATTTCGCTGGCTAGGTTGGGTCCTGAAAGCACCACAAGATCGTGATGCGGGCAGTAATTTTGCCAAATATCCGCCGCTGTGGCAAAGGTTTCCGATTCTAGACCCTTCGTGGCACTGACAAGGATCATTCCTAAGGGGGGTTGAAGGGCAGCGACTTGGGCAGCCACTTCCCGTACCGCTTTGATGGGGAGAGCCGAAACCAGTAAATGAATGTCTTGGAAAAGAGCAGCCGAGAGTGCCCCCTGGGATCGCCCCCAAGAAGAGACCGTGCACCCCTGTTGCTGGAATAGGTAGGCTAGTGTCTGTCCCCAATGCCCTAAGCCCAAAATCAATACCCTTGGGGACATGGCACCCCTGTCCTAGGGCGTAACTGTCAAATTTTGGAATTGCTGCTGCTGCCGTTGGCGAAAGGCCTCCGCTTGAGCATTAAGATTTTCCATTTGATCGGTCACCACTTCGTTGGGATCGCGGCCATCCATGAGGCGCAGCCGATTCATCAGTCCCGGCACGGAAAAGTTGCCATTCTGGGGATTGAGAATACTTCCCAGATCGTTGGCAGTGCCGTTTTGCTGCCAGCCCTCCATGGGGTTATTGGCGCCTGCGGTTTGAGCGAGAGCGACGTTCCCTAGACTGAAACTGAGTACAGCAAGGGTAAAACCAGCCAAGTAGCGAGGTGCCATGGGTCACTCCTCAAAAATTTGCGCTATGTATGAGTTTAGACGAAACAATGCCTCAACAAGTGTCTAACCTAACCACCGGAATGAGCGTTTGAATGCAAGAAATTATACCAAGTCTTTACCTAGGGGTTGCAGAAGTAGCATTGACTGGCATCGGCAACGGTTTCAGGGACGGGTAGAGTCAGTTGGTGCAAACAGCGTTGACAGCGGTAGCGGCTGGCTTTGATGGCACTAGTGGGGGCGCCACACAGTTCACAGGGTAGCCCCGGTAGTTTCTCACGAGCCACAAACCCCGGCCAACCACACTGGGGACAGCCTTGAGTCATGGCTTGCACGAGTTGCGCAGCCGCTTCAGCAATGACCCGCATGCGCGTCGGGTTCATGTGGGCTCGCATATCCGTTTCGAGGTGAATCGTGGGGCGATAGGTTTGCAAGGTGGCGATCGCCTGCGCTAGTTGTTCCTCGGTTTGCAACCCCTTGAAGATAGGGGTGTTGGCCGGTGGCTCTGCACTTACCATGGCAATCAAAGCATGATCTGGAAAACCCACCCGTGCTGCAAAGGCTAGAGCCTCTTCCAGATTCCCCACCGTCGCATGGTTAAAGTTGGTTTCTAGGGAGATGACTTCGCCCCACAGCGTCAAATTGTGGCGGCGATCAAGGAGGAGAACAAGTTCGCGATCGCTCGGGAGCATCGGAAACTGGGGATGGGGACCAAAGCTCCCCTCACTGGCAAGGACTAACTCTGCCTCCGTTTGCGCGAGAACTGCTTCGGCCTTCGCCAGCGCTGCCTCCTCTTGGGTACCGCAGCGGGGAATTTCCCGACTAAAGGTGCCAAAGCGATCGCTATCAAAGTCGTTTGCGACCACGACTGTTACCCCTAGGGGGGCAAGCGCGGGGGCAATCACCTGTTCTTTGCCGTGCTTCGTAGCCAGAATCGCTGTTCGTCCTTGAAAGTAAGAATCCGTTGCCTTAAACATCGCCGCCGAGGTATGCCTCAATTACCTTGGGATCATTTTTAACCGTCAGAGGATCCCCTAAAGCAATGAGTTGACCAAAGTCCAATACGGCCAAGCGATCGCACAAACTCATCACAAGGGGCACATGGTGCTCAATGAGAATCACCGTCAGGTCGAATGTTTCCTTAAGGCGACGAATCAACTCACAAAGGTCTTGCTTTTCCTTGGGATTCATGCCGGCGGCCGGCTCATCCAGTAATAGCAGTCTGGGTTGCAGCGCCAAGGCACGCGCCAGTTCAAGGCGGCGTTGTTCGCCATAGGGCAAGTTTCCTGCTCGCTCGTGGCGCCGCTCGTAGAGATCCACCCAGTAGAGGAGTTCCTTGGCCCGATTCTCCAAGCGCTCCTGAGCATGGCGCACTGGTGGTGCGCCCCATAGGTTTGCCCAGAAGTTCGAGGGGGCATGGAGATGCTGTCCCATCCGCACATTCTCCCAAACACTCATTTCTGGAAAAAGGCGGATATTTTGAAATGTGCGAGCAATACCCAAAGCAGCAATCTGGTGAGGTTTGAGGCGGTGAAGGGACCGCTGCTGAAACTGAATGTTGCCGGCGGTAACAGGAATTAATCCCGTGAGCAAATTAAAGAGGGTGGTTTTACCGGCGCCATTGGGGCCAATAATGCCAAAAATCTCCCCCGTTGCCACGCTAAAGGACACGCGGTCAACCGCCTTGAGGCCGCCGAAGTAGCGGCACACCTGATGGAGGGTAAGGAGGGGCTGTGACATCTAAGGCTGAGGAGGGGGAAGTTTCTCAAAGGCTTGGTAGGCCATGCGCGAGACTTGGCGGATCAGTTCACTACCTCGGGGATCGTTGTAGGGGCGTTTCACCATCATGGCGGCCACATAGCGTTGGCCATTGGGCATATCCACCATGCCAGCATCCCCCACCACAATACCAATATCCCCGGTTTTGTGGGCAATCGTCGCTCCTTTGCCGAGGCCAGCCGGTAAGAGCGTATTAGTTACCGTTCGCCGCATAATGTCCAGCAGGCGATCGCGACTACGGGGGGAGACAATTTCCCCCTGACCAATTTTCAGCATCAGCGTTGCCAAGTCGCGGGGGCTAGTGGTGTTGGTGCCCTTCATATCCGGTAGCAGATTGTTGATCACCGTGTTTTCTAACCCCCATTCCTGAAACTGTTGGTTCAGCACGGCTGCACCCCCGAGGCGATCAATGATCATATTGGTGGCCGTGTTATCGCTAATCGTAATCATTAAATCTGCCACCTCAAGGGCGGGGTACTGGGAATTGGGCTTTTGATACTGTAACGTACCGGCCTCAGGCGCAATGAGATCGGGGCGCATCGTCAGGCGTTCGTGGAGTGTGACTCGTCCCTCATCCACCGCCTTGAAAAAAGCAACCAAGATCGGAAACTTAATCGTAGAAGCCGCCGGAAAGACCTCGTCCCCGCCCACATTCAAAGACGCTCCGGAGTCGAGGTTAAAAAAGTACAGCCCCGCCGTCAGATTGGGTTGACGGCTAACCAGTTGTTGAATTTGCTGTTGCAGGGTGGGGAGGGGACGTTCTGGGGGCAAGTTGGGGGTTGGTGTTTCAGGGGCGATCGCCTGACTGGCAGTCGTCTCTAAGGCAAGTTCCTGAGGCTGTAGCACCGACAGGAGAGTGCCTACTATCGTGGCAAGCGCCACCCCACTGACGCCAAAACGCAAACTAATTAAGAACAAATTGGGACGGGGCGGCGTCGTGTTAGGAATCGGTGGTGACGCCGGACGAGGCAGTGAGGAAAAACTAGAGGACGGAACCATTGACCGAAACCGAGCAACCATGCCATTTACTTTAGAGGGAAGGTGTCTGAAGCGGTAGTGGCTGCATGCTGAATCGCCCACTCCACCTGACGAACCATACCCCGCAACAGCGCTACTTCAGCAGCCGTGGGGTAGGCGCGCCCGAGGAGCGATCGCACCTTGGCCATACGACTCGCAGCAGTATGGGGATACAAAAAACCAATCTGGAGCAACACCTGCTCTAAATGGTCATAAAACCCCTGCAACTGCTCAAAGGGGACGGCAGCCCCTTGGGGAAAAGTTCCCCTGCTGTCGCTGGCACTCAACCACAACTCATAGCAGCATACGGCAACAGCTTGCGCCAGATTCAAAGATGGATAGGCATTGGCCGTAGGAATTTGCACCAAGCCATGGGCAAGCTCCAATTCAGCATTCGTCAGCCCCCGATCCTCACGACCAAAAACCAGTGCTGACTGCGGCACAGCCAACAGTTGAGGAGCCGCTTGACGCGGTGTCCAAAGCGGTAGCGCTAAATCCGCCACCTCCCGCCCCACTGTGGCAAAGACCCGCTGACAATTCGCCAGCGCCGTCTGGAGGGAATCCGTCACCCTAGCGTGCTGGAGTACATCCTCGCCATGAACAGCCCAGCGCTGCGCTAGCTCTCCCTTGGGATCACAGCGGGGACTGACAATCCACAACTGCTGTAACCCCATATTTTTCATCACACGGGCAATGCTACCGACATTGATTTCCCCTTGGGGTTCCACAAGAACAATGCGCAGCGAAGCGATGGTATCCACCCTGATTTGATCAGTCAAAATGAAGAGATAATTAAGATTTTCTAGATGATTTTAGAAGACTTTTACCAATCACCTCAACCCCTGAGTAATTCAGGACTTTCCCACACATTTCATAAATTTAACAAGTGTAACGTTTTGAGGTGTGCTTCTCAGGGAAATCATTAAAATTGGAATTAATTTTTTAGGTGTGACCCCTACTGGCAAACCATTTTCCCTTGATGAGGAGGTTCCGAAGAATGCTCCTAGGGGTTCATTGTGTTTGGTTGCTAGCAGGGGGCTTGGCCTCGTGATCTATGTTGTGGCGATGAGGAGTTGACTGATGTGGCGTTTTATGAGCTTGCATTGGCCAAAACTAAGTGCTGTCGGCATTCTGTACTGTGGTCTTGCGGCCGGTCTAGGATATCTTACGAA contains these protein-coding regions:
- a CDS encoding anti-sigma factor; protein product: MMDELDHCKRDTFELLSAYLDGEVTAAERQQVEAWLATDPEGQRLYQRLLILKQQMQELPVPLTPCSADHLAAQVIAKANRPRRIWVLGSAGATLAASFVAMLTGLIPNPFPSLPVAITSPAGIEPEVSPLPIEPTAVGLMLSLDRPPVAIPVSETAPAALPAPRASSQPRTEATD
- a CDS encoding ABC transporter ATP-binding protein, which produces MSQPLLTLHQVCRYFGGLKAVDRVSFSVATGEIFGIIGPNGAGKTTLFNLLTGLIPVTAGNIQFQQRSLHRLKPHQIAALGIARTFQNIRLFPEMSVWENVRMGQHLHAPSNFWANLWGAPPVRHAQERLENRAKELLYWVDLYERRHERAGNLPYGEQRRLELARALALQPRLLLLDEPAAGMNPKEKQDLCELIRRLKETFDLTVILIEHHVPLVMSLCDRLAVLDFGQLIALGDPLTVKNDPKVIEAYLGGDV
- a CDS encoding phosphatidate cytidylyltransferase, with product MLWIRIASGLVAIALALLMTFLGGWYFCLGIGALIYLGQLEYFELARAKGSAPAAKTTLVVSQVLLITSLLRPDLADAVFPVAGTFICFYLLFQPKLASIADISTSIMGLFYGGYLPSYWVRLRGLEQQATLPLGGFWPEQFQLTALPLGLQVTLLAFVCIWAADIGAYAVGKLFGRTRLSHISPKKTVEGAVFGVLGSLGVALWGAHSLGWPLPWLLGAMFGLMIGIASLLGDLTESMMKRDAGVKDSGQLIPGHGGILDRADSYVFTAPLVFYFVTLLLPLCQ
- a CDS encoding serine hydrolase, with protein sequence MVPSSSFSSLPRPASPPIPNTTPPRPNLFLISLRFGVSGVALATIVGTLLSVLQPQELALETTASQAIAPETPTPNLPPERPLPTLQQQIQQLVSRQPNLTAGLYFFNLDSGASLNVGGDEVFPAASTIKFPILVAFFKAVDEGRVTLHERLTMRPDLIAPEAGTLQYQKPNSQYPALEVADLMITISDNTATNMIIDRLGGAAVLNQQFQEWGLENTVINNLLPDMKGTNTTSPRDLATLMLKIGQGEIVSPRSRDRLLDIMRRTVTNTLLPAGLGKGATIAHKTGDIGIVVGDAGMVDMPNGQRYVAAMMVKRPYNDPRGSELIRQVSRMAYQAFEKLPPPQP
- a CDS encoding NAD(P)H-dependent glycerol-3-phosphate dehydrogenase, with translation MSPRVLILGLGHWGQTLAYLFQQQGCTVSSWGRSQGALSAALFQDIHLLVSALPIKAVREVAAQVAALQPPLGMILVSATKGLESETFATAADIWQNYCPHHDLVVLSGPNLASEIQQGLPAAAVVGGKPAATKQVQHCLGSTTFRLYSNEDRRGVEMGGIFKNVIAIACGVNDGLGLGVNARSALITRGLVEMVRVGTHWGGQVETFYGLSGLGDLLATCTSALSRNYQVGWHLAHGKSLSQALALTKGTAEGVNTAWVLCTYAQQHQLDIPITTMVNAVLGGHLTPQAALNCLLERPFKPEMIPSQ
- a CDS encoding DUF6671 family protein; the encoded protein is MFKATDSYFQGRTAILATKHGKEQVIAPALAPLGVTVVVANDFDSDRFGTFSREIPRCGTQEEAALAKAEAVLAQTEAELVLASEGSFGPHPQFPMLPSDRELVLLLDRRHNLTLWGEVISLETNFNHATVGNLEEALAFAARVGFPDHALIAMVSAEPPANTPIFKGLQTEEQLAQAIATLQTYRPTIHLETDMRAHMNPTRMRVIAEAAAQLVQAMTQGCPQCGWPGFVAREKLPGLPCELCGAPTSAIKASRYRCQRCLHQLTLPVPETVADASQCYFCNP
- a CDS encoding RNA methyltransferase; amino-acid sequence: MDTIASLRIVLVEPQGEINVGSIARVMKNMGLQQLWIVSPRCDPKGELAQRWAVHGEDVLQHARVTDSLQTALANCQRVFATVGREVADLALPLWTPRQAAPQLLAVPQSALVFGREDRGLTNAELELAHGLVQIPTANAYPSLNLAQAVAVCCYELWLSASDSRGTFPQGAAVPFEQLQGFYDHLEQVLLQIGFLYPHTAASRMAKVRSLLGRAYPTAAEVALLRGMVRQVEWAIQHAATTASDTFPLK
- a CDS encoding sigma-70 family RNA polymerase sigma factor, whose product is MTSSLPLAWTCVEETSARVTLPLTKLTPQELVVRCQAGKTPDRAAFTELLRRYQPHVERIIYHLAPDWDDRADLVQEVWIRVYRNIHKLQDASKFRGWLSRIATNLFYDELRKRKRHQPPLSLDAPLKTQEGEMNWELAANNASPDDLLHTDEFYDQLRRAIANLPETFRTTIVLREIEGLSYEEIAQITGVSLGTVKSRIARARQRLQLELQPHLDLPST